DNA from Algisphaera agarilytica:
CGGAGGCGTTTTTTTATGCTCGTCTGGCTCCCCATCCTGCTGTCCGGCGTCGCGGGACTGGCCGCACTGGTATGGGCGTACATCAACTACGGCGGCTTCGGCAAATCACTTCGCTATCAACTGCCCCAGCCGGGCGACCCGGAAAGCGAAGACACCCACCAACATGCCCAAGCCCTGCCGGGCGTCGCGTTGTTGTCGCCCGGCCGAGACGAAGCCGACCACCTGCCCACGGTCATCCCCGAGTGGTGCGAGCAGGAGTACCCCAACCTGCGTGTGGTCTTCATCGACGACGCCAGCACCGACGACACCCCCACCATCACCGCCGAGCTATCCGAGCGCTACCCCAAGCTGCTGGTGGTTCGTAACGAGCAAGAACCCCCACCCGGTTGGATGGGTAAGTGCTGGGCGGTGCATCGGGGCTACGAAGCGCTCCAATCCGAACTCCGGAATCAGCAATCCGATATCGAGTGGCTCTGCTTCACCGACGCCGACATCCATTGGCACCCTCGGCTCCTGCGTACCGCGATCGAGCACGCTCAGGAACACGACGCGGACCTGCTGGGCGTTACGCCGACCCTCCGTTTTGGCAGTGCCGGTGAAGCGATCGTGCAATTGCAACTGGTCCTTGCGTTGGGTTTGATGCTGCCGTTTGAGAAAGCGATGGACCCCGACTCGCCGGTAGCGCTGACGGGTGGCGCGTTCATCCTGGTGCGCAAGAAGTTCTACGACGACATCGGCGGGCACACCGCCGTCAAGGGTGAGATGGTGGAAGACCTGAAGATCGGGGCGGCACTCAAGGCCGCAGGGGCCAGACACCGTGTCGCCACGGCCGGGGAGTTGCAGTGGTGCCGGATGTACAACGGATGGGCCGACATGTGGGAGGGCTTGACGAAGAACGCCT
Protein-coding regions in this window:
- a CDS encoding glycosyltransferase: MLVWLPILLSGVAGLAALVWAYINYGGFGKSLRYQLPQPGDPESEDTHQHAQALPGVALLSPGRDEADHLPTVIPEWCEQEYPNLRVVFIDDASTDDTPTITAELSERYPKLLVVRNEQEPPPGWMGKCWAVHRGYEALQSELRNQQSDIEWLCFTDADIHWHPRLLRTAIEHAQEHDADLLGVTPTLRFGSAGEAIVQLQLVLALGLMLPFEKAMDPDSPVALTGGAFILVRKKFYDDIGGHTAVKGEMVEDLKIGAALKAAGARHRVATAGELQWCRMYNGWADMWEGLTKNAYAGLGHKWWAAAGVILATLLLNVGPVLYVLASALWLAVVPGWLPGVTLVVSLLTVAWQARALNAGRKLMSMPWPYAWTLPIGSAIYALIIAASVWQYHTKGNAWKGRRYSSAHAGA